From Qipengyuania soli:
CGACGCGAAGGGCCTGCTGATTTCGGCGATCGAGGACAATGATCCGGTGATCTTCTTCGAGCCGAAGCGCATCTACAATGGACCGTTCACCGGCTACTATGACAAGCCCGCCCAGCCGTGGAAGAACTTCGACGCCAGCCTGGTGCCCGAAGGTCATTACAAGATCCCGCTGGGCAAGGCGCGTCATGTCACCACTGGCGACGAACTCACCATCCTCGCCTACGGGACGATGGTCCACGTGGTCGAGGCGGTGTGCCGCGAGAAGGGCGTCGATGCCGAAATCCTCGACCTCCGCACGCTGGTACCGCTCGACATCGAAGCCATCGAGGCTTCGGTCGCCAAGACCGGCCGCTGCCTGATCGTCCACGAAGCGACCCGCACCAGCGGTTTCGGCGCCGAGCTTTCAGCGCTCGTCACCGAACGCTGCTTCTATCATCTCGAGGCGCCCGTCGAACGCGTTACCGGCTTCGACACGCCTTATCCGCATAGCCTCGAATGGGCCTATTTCCCCGGACCGATCCGCATCGGCGAGGCCCTCGACAAGATCCTGAGCGAGTAACCGACATGGCAAAATTCACCTTCAAAATGCCCGACATCGGCGAAGGCATTGCCGAGGCCGAGATCGTGCAGTGGCACAAGGCTGTCGGCGACACGGTCAATGAGGACGAAGAATTCGTCGACATGATGACCGACAAGGCGACTGTCCCGATGGAAAGCCCGGTCACCGGCAAGATCGTCGAGATCGCCGGCGCCGAGGGTGACATGGTCTCGATCGGCTCGATGCTGGTCGTGATCGAGGTCGAGGGCGAAGCGCCCGAAGACGCGCCCGAGGAAGAAGCGCCCGCGCCCAAGGCCGAAGTGGTCGAGGAGCGGATTGAGGTCGAAACTCCCGATGCGTCCGACGCGGACCACGCTCTCGCGGTCGATCCGGAACCCGAGCCGCTGCCTGCGCCGACCCCGGCACCGCACCCGCAGCCGCATGCCAAGGTCCTTGCGACCCCCGCCGTGCGCGCCCGTGCCAAGGATCTCGGCGTCGACCTGTCGCACGTGAAGCCTGCCGAGGATGGCCGCATACGCCACGGCGACCTTGATGCTTTCCTGTCGTATAATGGCGGCTACGGCGCTGCCGCTCCGGCTCGCAAGGACGAGGAAATCAAGGTCATCGGCATGCGTCGTCGCATCGCCGAGAACATGGCCGCATCGAAGCGCAACATCCCGCACTTCTCCTACGTCGAGGAATGCGACGTGACGGCGCTGGAAGAGCTGCGCGCGCAGCTCAACGCCAATCGTGGCGACAAGCCGAAGCTGACCATCCTGCCGCTGCTGATCACCGCGATCTGCAAGACCCTGCCCGATTTCCCGATGATCAATGCCCGCTATGACGACGAGGCCGGCGTGGTGACCCGCTACGGTTCGGTCAACATGGGCATGGCGGCGCAGACCGATGCCGGCCTGATGGTCCCGGTGATCAAGGACGCGCAGGCGAAGAACCTGTGGCAGCTGGCGAACGAGATTGCGCGCCTTGCCGAAGCGGCGCGCACCGGCAAGGCCAAGGCCGAGGAGATGCAGGGCGGCACGCTGACCGTGACCTCGCTCGGCCCGCTCGGCGGCGTGGCGACCACTCCGGTCATCAACCGTCCCGAAGTCGCTATCATCGGCCCCAACCGCATCATCGAACGCCCGATGTTCGTCCCCGACGGCAATGGCGGCGAGCGGATCGAGAAGCGCAAGCTGATGAACATCTCGATCAGCTGCGACCACCGCGTCGTCGATGGCTGGGATGCAGCAAGCTTCATCCAGGCGGTGAGGAAGCTCATCGAAAGTCCGGCGCTGATTCTGGTGAGCTGATCGGCTATCATGGTTCTTCCCGTAGGGAGGGTACCATGAAGACCGATCCGCGCGTCGACGACTACATCGCCAAGGCTGCGCCGTTCGCGCAGCCAATCCTCACGCATTTGCGGTCAGTGGCGCGCGAGGCGCTTCCGCAAGGTGAGGAAGGCATGAAGTGGGGCATGCCGCACTTCATGCTAGGCGGTAAGAACGTTGCCGGGATGAGCGCATTCAAGGCCCATTGCGCCTTCATCGTCCACGGCGAGGGGCGAGTGACGGGCGCCGATGGCATGGGTGCCTACGGCAAGATTGCATCGCTTGCCGAATTGCCGGGCAAGGAAGTGTTGGTCGCAGCAATCAAGGCCGCAGCAGAACGCGTTACCAGCGTGGGAAGCGCGACCAAGGGCAGGGGGCCAAGAACAGCCAAATCGGAAATACCCGTGCCGGAGGATTTTGCCGCAGCACTGGCTAAAAACGAAGCTGCACGGACCGCGTTCGACGGTTTCGCCCCCTCGCATCGCCGCGAATACCTGGAATGGATCACCCGCGCCAAACGCGAAGAAACGCGCTCCAAGCGGATCGCTCAGGCGATCGAATGGCTAACCGAAGGCCGCAAACGGAACTGGAAGTACGAATCCTGCTAAGCAGCAGGGTTACTTGCCAGGTTTCGGACTGTAGGCAGCCGACTGGATGTCGAGAGCCGACTGCGCAGCATAGGCGCCGCCTGCCAGCATGGTCAGCGAAACCGCCAGAAATGTCATCCTCAGCATTGCAAACCCCCCGTTTGCCCCACGCCGATAACCCCGCCCGAATGTCGCGCGGCGAGGTAAATTTCGAGTAAACGGGAAGTGGAATTGCGACAGTTCGAAAAAGAGCAAAAAAGGGGCCAGATCGGCATTGACAGGAATCGGACCCTGCCTTAGTGGCGCGGCTCCCAAGTGGCTGCGCGGGTGTAGCTCAGTTGGTTAGAGTGTCGGCCTGTCACGCCGAAGGTCGCGGGTTCGAGCCCCGTCACTCGCGCCACTTGGGGATTTTCCTACAATAGATCGTCGAATTCAATGCTCTCGCCATGCGTGGGTAGGCTGACGAGCATGCCGTCCTCACCGATCCTCAGCTCACCGTCGAATTTCTCTTCCGCGTTGCCGAGGAAGGCCTTGGCCACGGGCGCGACCGGCGGGCCGGGCACGAGGTGGTAGAGCACGAGGGCTTTCACTCCAGCTTCCTGCGCTACCTCCGCCGCCTCTTCGGGCGAAGTGTGATAGTCCGGAATGTCCGCCATGATCTTCGCGGCGTCGGCGTTTCCGCGCGCGGCCAGTGTCTTGCCGATATGTCCGATCATCCCCGGGTTGAGCGCCTCGTGGAACAGCACGTCCGCGCCCTTGGCGAATTGGGCAAGCGCATCGGACTTTACCGTATCCCCGCTGATGACCAATGCGCGTCCGCCATAGTCGATACGATAGGCATAGGCGTTGTCGACGGGCCTGTGGTCGACTGCGATCACCCTGATCGTGACGCCGTCTCCCTGCCACGCAATGTCGCCCTTGGCCGGGTCCAATATGTGCGCGGTTCCGCCAAAGCCGCTAGGCCTCGCCACCTCGGGACCGTGATGGGCGATGCGGTATCCACGGTCGATGCTGTAGGCCTCCACGAACCCCGCCACGACCCGGTCAGTGCCTGGCGGGCCATAGATCGGCAGGGGGGTGTCGCGTCCGCCCGCCATCCACGCCTGCAACATCAGCTCGCCCAGGCCGTCGAGATGGTCGGAATGGAGATGGGTCAGGAACCCCGCTTCCAGCCTTTCCATCGGGAAGCCCATGCGACCGAGCTTGCGGATCGCGCCCGAACCTGCGTCGAAAACGAAGGCCTGTTTGCCGGCAAGGACGCCGATGCAGGGACCCGCGCGCTCAGCATCGGGGAGGGGGGAGCCACTACCGCAGAGATAGGCTTGGATGCCGTCGGGAAGCCTGGCTGCGGCATCACGCCCGACATTGCGGTCGACCGTCCTGTCGAACAGGAATTGGCCGATCCTTGCCTGGCCCAGCCAGAAACCAAGCGCGACCACCACGACAAGCGCGAGGATCGCAAGGCGTTTCATGCGGCCTGTCCTTGCGAGTTGAGGGTTCTCAGGTTTTCCTCATGTCCCGCTTTGTCGATCTTGTAACGCGAGACGAAAAACAGCGCACTCAGCCACAGGAAGAACATCGATGGGGCATACCACGCGCCCAACTTCCACAAGGTGTCTGGGTCGACCGAGGCCGGATCCGCCCCTTGGGGAAAGGAAATGGCTGACAGGATAAAGCCGGCGAACAGCACCCCCAGGCCCTGGGTCGTTTTTCGCGTGAAGGTCATCGCTGCGTAGTAGACACCTTCGCTCCGCCTGCCGGTTTTCACCTGGTTGGATTCAACCAGGTCGGCAATCATCGAGAAGGCGACTGCCGTAACCGCGATGATGAGTGCAAGGTCGATGACGTTGATCGACAGGACGAGGGGGAAGAGCAGCGGGTCTCCGTTCTCCGGCATCAGTCCGAGGAGCCGCAGCAGGACGGGAGCGGGCTGGATGGTGAAAGCGAGAAGGCCGAGGATGATGGTCCCCTTCTTCTTCCCGAAACGCTTGCCTATGCGCGGAGCGATCAGGAAGCCGAGCAGCGCGGAAAAGAACACCGTGCAAGTCCAGATGAAGATCTGGAATTCGCTGAAGCCCCAGAAGTAGTTGAGCAGGAGGAACGACAACGAGGCGGAAAGGCCTGTGGCTACGGCGAAGAGAACCGTGGCTGCGAACAGGGCCAGGAAGCTCCTTTCGCTCAAGGTTTCCACCATCTCGCGGAAGATCCGCCGCGCGCTGAACTTCTCTGTCGGGATTGGGGGGACATGGAGGTGGGGGATGCGGCTGTGGGTTCCCAGGGCAGACACGATGATCGCAATGAAAATCGCGATCGATCCGATGATTCCGTACGTGACGTAGGCATCCGGGTCACGCATGCCGAGCGGGCCGGTAAGGAGGACTCCGAACATGATGATGCTCATGATGTTGCCCCCAGACCAGCCGAAGAACATTCGGTAGGACTGCAGCGTGGTCCGCTCGTCGTAATCGTGGGAGAGTTCGGGG
This genomic window contains:
- a CDS encoding alpha-ketoacid dehydrogenase subunit beta, yielding MIEAINEALDVSMERDDNIVVMGEDVGYFGGVFRCTAGLQEKYGKTRVFDTPISECGIIAAAVGMGAYGLRPVPEIQFADYIYPGLDQLISEAARLRYRSAGEYIAPMTVRSPFGGGIFGGQTHSQSPEALFTHVAGLKTVIPSTPYDAKGLLISAIEDNDPVIFFEPKRIYNGPFTGYYDKPAQPWKNFDASLVPEGHYKIPLGKARHVTTGDELTILAYGTMVHVVEAVCREKGVDAEILDLRTLVPLDIEAIEASVAKTGRCLIVHEATRTSGFGAELSALVTERCFYHLEAPVERVTGFDTPYPHSLEWAYFPGPIRIGEALDKILSE
- a CDS encoding dihydrolipoamide acetyltransferase family protein, with the protein product MAKFTFKMPDIGEGIAEAEIVQWHKAVGDTVNEDEEFVDMMTDKATVPMESPVTGKIVEIAGAEGDMVSIGSMLVVIEVEGEAPEDAPEEEAPAPKAEVVEERIEVETPDASDADHALAVDPEPEPLPAPTPAPHPQPHAKVLATPAVRARAKDLGVDLSHVKPAEDGRIRHGDLDAFLSYNGGYGAAAPARKDEEIKVIGMRRRIAENMAASKRNIPHFSYVEECDVTALEELRAQLNANRGDKPKLTILPLLITAICKTLPDFPMINARYDDEAGVVTRYGSVNMGMAAQTDAGLMVPVIKDAQAKNLWQLANEIARLAEAARTGKAKAEEMQGGTLTVTSLGPLGGVATTPVINRPEVAIIGPNRIIERPMFVPDGNGGERIEKRKLMNISISCDHRVVDGWDAASFIQAVRKLIESPALILVS
- a CDS encoding YdeI/OmpD-associated family protein; this encodes MKTDPRVDDYIAKAAPFAQPILTHLRSVAREALPQGEEGMKWGMPHFMLGGKNVAGMSAFKAHCAFIVHGEGRVTGADGMGAYGKIASLAELPGKEVLVAAIKAAAERVTSVGSATKGRGPRTAKSEIPVPEDFAAALAKNEAARTAFDGFAPSHRREYLEWITRAKREETRSKRIAQAIEWLTEGRKRNWKYESC
- a CDS encoding MBL fold metallo-hydrolase, which encodes MKRLAILALVVVVALGFWLGQARIGQFLFDRTVDRNVGRDAAARLPDGIQAYLCGSGSPLPDAERAGPCIGVLAGKQAFVFDAGSGAIRKLGRMGFPMERLEAGFLTHLHSDHLDGLGELMLQAWMAGGRDTPLPIYGPPGTDRVVAGFVEAYSIDRGYRIAHHGPEVARPSGFGGTAHILDPAKGDIAWQGDGVTIRVIAVDHRPVDNAYAYRIDYGGRALVISGDTVKSDALAQFAKGADVLFHEALNPGMIGHIGKTLAARGNADAAKIMADIPDYHTSPEEAAEVAQEAGVKALVLYHLVPGPPVAPVAKAFLGNAEEKFDGELRIGEDGMLVSLPTHGESIEFDDLL
- a CDS encoding MFS transporter; amino-acid sequence: MATSTAARMDGAQEKPSLGTKLAYGFGSAAYGIKNNGFDYFLLLFYGTVVGLEPGLVGLAILIALVFDALSDPLVGYWSDHFRSRWGRRHPFMYAAALPVALTYFMLWNPPELSQTGLFLYLTGISILIRTFITFYETPSSALIPELSHDYDERTTLQSYRMFFGWSGGNIMSIIMFGVLLTGPLGMRDPDAYVTYGIIGSIAIFIAIIVSALGTHSRIPHLHVPPIPTEKFSARRIFREMVETLSERSFLALFAATVLFAVATGLSASLSFLLLNYFWGFSEFQIFIWTCTVFFSALLGFLIAPRIGKRFGKKKGTIILGLLAFTIQPAPVLLRLLGLMPENGDPLLFPLVLSINVIDLALIIAVTAVAFSMIADLVESNQVKTGRRSEGVYYAAMTFTRKTTQGLGVLFAGFILSAISFPQGADPASVDPDTLWKLGAWYAPSMFFLWLSALFFVSRYKIDKAGHEENLRTLNSQGQAA